One part of the Alistipes onderdonkii genome encodes these proteins:
- a CDS encoding TolC family protein, with protein sequence MIPEIIRKILIVVAGTILPAAARSQSSAIAPQESQQIQLRLTLDKAIYSAQNHSIAAMVAKYTFLSSYWSFRSYQASRLPSLNLSGEVLSFDRSLRLLQDYDTGEMRYLENYNLQNTLGLAIQQNITLTGGTLRLYSSLNRLDQFAPKESKSYYSQPITLSYTQPLFAYNSFKWNKKIAPKEYELAKRTYIEAMEDITVQAVSYYFSLLLSKTRHTIAVKNYGNTKSLYSIAEERLKLGSITNDELLQLQLRMLNDSLAINDTALAVREQRMRFNSYLRYSENVDIDPVLDEQIPAIEIDYVTVLDKALENSSFNAGNQLRALNAEAGIAQAKAERGATATINARFGLSQTGEEFRTAYSNLLDQEVIGLQFSIPLFDWGMGKGRVRMAKARADMVRNQIEQDETDYRHTIYTLIEQFHNQRNQCVVAARAREVAESRYAMAMENFRRGTVSVTDMNTAQTEKDQASQTYVSALADFWNYYYSLRRKTLYDFISHTDISVEFDRLIEE encoded by the coding sequence ATGATACCGGAGATCATACGAAAGATATTAATCGTCGTCGCAGGAACCATACTCCCCGCAGCGGCACGGTCGCAGAGTTCGGCAATTGCGCCACAGGAATCGCAGCAGATACAACTCCGCCTGACGCTCGACAAGGCGATCTATTCGGCGCAAAACCATTCGATCGCCGCGATGGTCGCCAAATATACGTTTCTCTCCTCGTACTGGTCGTTCCGTTCCTACCAGGCAAGCCGGCTTCCGTCGCTCAACCTGAGCGGCGAGGTGCTGAGTTTCGACCGTTCGCTGCGCCTGTTGCAGGATTACGACACCGGGGAGATGCGTTATCTGGAGAACTACAACCTGCAAAACACACTGGGGCTTGCCATCCAGCAGAATATCACCCTGACGGGCGGCACCCTCAGGCTTTACTCGTCGCTCAACCGCCTCGACCAGTTCGCCCCCAAGGAGTCTAAATCCTATTATTCACAGCCCATCACGCTTTCCTACACCCAGCCTCTCTTTGCCTACAACAGCTTCAAATGGAATAAGAAGATCGCCCCGAAAGAGTACGAACTGGCCAAACGCACCTACATCGAAGCCATGGAGGACATTACGGTGCAGGCCGTGAGCTACTATTTCAGCTTGCTGCTGAGCAAAACCAGGCATACCATCGCCGTCAAGAACTACGGCAATACCAAATCCCTCTATTCCATAGCCGAAGAACGGCTCAAACTGGGGAGCATCACCAACGACGAGCTGCTCCAGTTGCAACTGCGCATGCTCAACGACAGCCTGGCGATCAACGACACGGCACTGGCAGTCCGCGAGCAGCGCATGAGGTTCAACTCTTACCTGCGTTACAGCGAGAACGTCGATATAGACCCGGTGCTCGACGAGCAAATCCCCGCCATCGAGATCGACTATGTGACCGTACTGGACAAGGCGCTGGAAAACTCGTCGTTCAATGCCGGCAACCAACTGCGAGCGCTCAACGCCGAGGCAGGCATCGCCCAGGCCAAGGCCGAACGGGGCGCTACGGCCACGATAAATGCCCGGTTCGGGTTGTCCCAAACCGGCGAAGAGTTCCGGACGGCCTATTCGAACCTGCTCGACCAGGAGGTCATCGGACTTCAGTTTTCCATCCCGCTTTTCGACTGGGGCATGGGCAAGGGCCGCGTCCGCATGGCCAAGGCGAGGGCCGACATGGTGCGCAACCAGATCGAGCAGGACGAAACCGATTACCGGCACACAATCTATACGCTCATCGAACAATTCCACAACCAGCGGAACCAATGCGTCGTGGCCGCCCGGGCACGGGAGGTCGCTGAAAGCCGCTATGCCATGGCGATGGAGAATTTCCGGCGGGGCACGGTGTCGGTTACGGACATGAATACGGCGCAGACCGAAAAAGACCAGGCCAGCCAGACCTACGTGTCGGCGCTGGCCGATTTCTGGAACTACTACTACTCGCTGCGCCGCAAAACCCTCTACGACTTCATTTCCCACACCGATATCAGCGTCGAGTTCGACCGCCTCATCGAAGAATAA
- a CDS encoding 6-bladed beta-propeller, which yields MKQLTATIIAALFCAACGTTQLKNSPALELSDVDSIHIMPGTPHLIRADNAKIISTAELLNMVGQVDYLKLDSSEPIGEISKMVVTRDKIFILDAHIAQQIFVFNKTGKLLFRIKNKGRGPKEYISIWDMQVDTIRNEILLNDALARSYLYFSADDGQFIRREKGIANCYVARIDSLYVNLQNNGQDFNDEENWAILITDKDSVIYKGFEFKPIQEGDYIVNSFYRDNDGSLLYTPVYSDTIYQFTSPATAYAKYVICQEKSIWKLYNEKLTALEIRQRIKENNYTRSGTDFIATGTHVFFTLDSKYKEYVGVKPHFWDKRNNIIYKWDEGIPSPIRDLIGHPKAVYGNTFVSISPTVGIPKEYRYLFNPRLKKLLDNSNEGDNPILALYTLK from the coding sequence ATGAAGCAACTAACAGCCACAATTATAGCCGCCCTATTCTGCGCCGCCTGCGGAACCACGCAACTAAAAAACAGCCCGGCATTGGAACTGTCTGATGTAGACTCAATTCATATCATGCCCGGCACTCCGCACCTGATCCGGGCCGACAATGCCAAAATCATCAGCACGGCTGAGTTGCTCAATATGGTCGGACAGGTCGATTACTTAAAGTTGGATTCATCCGAACCCATCGGTGAAATCTCAAAAATGGTCGTAACCAGAGACAAAATTTTTATACTGGATGCTCACATTGCACAGCAAATCTTTGTATTTAACAAAACCGGTAAGTTATTATTCCGTATCAAAAATAAAGGCCGGGGGCCGAAGGAATACATTAGTATCTGGGATATGCAGGTCGACACAATTCGGAATGAAATCCTGCTGAACGACGCCCTTGCGCGATCGTATCTCTATTTTTCCGCCGATGACGGACAGTTTATCCGCAGGGAAAAAGGCATTGCAAATTGTTATGTAGCACGTATCGACAGCCTATACGTAAATCTCCAAAACAACGGACAAGATTTTAATGATGAGGAAAACTGGGCGATACTCATTACCGATAAAGATTCGGTAATCTATAAAGGGTTCGAATTTAAACCGATCCAGGAAGGCGATTATATAGTCAACAGTTTTTACAGGGATAATGACGGAAGCCTACTATATACTCCGGTCTACTCCGATACCATTTACCAGTTCACGTCCCCGGCAACTGCCTATGCGAAATATGTGATATGCCAGGAGAAAAGCATATGGAAACTTTATAATGAAAAATTAACGGCATTGGAAATACGTCAGCGGATTAAAGAAAACAATTACACGAGAAGTGGTACCGATTTTATTGCGACGGGAACCCATGTGTTCTTTACTCTCGATAGTAAGTATAAAGAGTATGTTGGAGTGAAACCCCATTTTTGGGATAAACGGAATAATATCATTTACAAATGGGATGAAGGTATCCCGTCGCCAATACGAGATCTTATCGGCCATCCGAAGGCCGTTTACGGGAACACATTCGTCAGCATCTCCCCCACAGTAGGAATACCAAAAGAATACAGATACCTATTTAATCCCCGACTCAAAAAATTACTGGACAATTCGAACGAGGGCGATAACCCCATATTAGCTTTGTATACGCTGAAATAG
- a CDS encoding 6-bladed beta-propeller produces MKQLTAIILTALIWACGAQPQNDSRALELSDTKIIKITHDTPHPIRADNARVIGMDEMLDMVKSIDYIKLDSSEPVGVIDKMIVTNDKIFIMDSFAAQQIFVFDKTGKLLFRIKNKGRGPKEYISIWDMQVDTIRNEILVNDALARSYLYYSTDDGTFLRREKGIANCYLARIDSLSINLQIPGQDFNDDENWAILVSDKDSVLYKGFAPTPLQDNNFAVNSFTYDCDGKLLFTPVYSDTVYQFMSVSIVSPKYVIHQKKSIWNLYNQKIPPLEVDKLIKQNNYTRYAGKFLDGESYASFEIAHKWEEYITPRPYFWDKRTDIVFAWDTANVDEDAIVHEIIRQPIAVYGDTFFGTCSPQIPEEYRKNLSPKIKSLLECSKESDNPIVVAYTLK; encoded by the coding sequence ATGAAACAACTAACCGCCATTATTTTAACCGCCTTGATCTGGGCATGCGGAGCCCAGCCACAAAACGACAGCAGGGCATTAGAACTGTCCGACACGAAAATTATTAAAATCACCCACGACACTCCGCACCCGATTCGGGCCGATAATGCCAGAGTTATCGGCATGGATGAAATGCTCGATATGGTCAAATCGATCGACTACATAAAACTGGATTCATCCGAGCCCGTCGGTGTAATAGACAAAATGATCGTTACAAACGATAAAATCTTCATAATGGATTCTTTTGCGGCTCAGCAAATTTTTGTATTCGACAAAACAGGCAAATTGTTGTTCCGCATCAAGAACAAAGGCCGGGGGCCCAAAGAATACATTAGTATCTGGGATATGCAAGTCGACACCATCCGGAATGAAATACTTGTAAATGACGCGCTGGCCCGCTCCTACCTTTATTATTCCACCGATGACGGGACATTCCTACGGAGGGAAAAGGGAATAGCGAACTGCTATTTGGCACGTATCGACAGCCTATCCATAAACCTTCAAATTCCCGGACAGGATTTCAACGACGACGAAAACTGGGCGATTCTCGTTTCCGACAAAGACTCCGTCCTTTACAAAGGATTCGCCCCGACACCTCTGCAAGACAACAATTTTGCAGTCAACAGTTTCACTTATGACTGCGATGGAAAGCTTTTGTTTACTCCAGTCTACTCCGATACTGTTTACCAATTTATGTCTGTATCCATAGTATCACCTAAATATGTGATCCACCAAAAGAAGAGCATATGGAATCTTTATAACCAAAAAATACCCCCTCTGGAAGTAGATAAGTTAATCAAGCAGAACAACTACACAAGATATGCGGGTAAATTTCTTGATGGGGAAAGTTATGCTTCTTTTGAAATAGCCCACAAATGGGAGGAATATATTACCCCCAGACCTTATTTTTGGGATAAAAGAACCGACATAGTGTTTGCATGGGATACTGCCAATGTGGATGAAGATGCAATTGTCCATGAAATTATCCGACAACCGATAGCCGTCTACGGCGATACGTTTTTCGGCACCTGTTCGCCGCAAATCCCCGAAGAATACAGGAAAAACCTGAGCCCCAAGATCAAAAGCCTGCTGGAGTGTTCGAAGGAGAGCGACAACCCGATCGTGGTTGCGTATACGTTGAAATGA
- a CDS encoding 6-bladed beta-propeller, with the protein MKKITLHIICIISFFATACSSNNAEVAGNVKSIVFNSEESVTNSDFNKILDTTFRVIPLATNDECLISNIDRLEIVDGKFYIMDHMSQSVYVFNPDGSYAGKIHKHGRGPGEYTNLSYMTVTDRNIIVIDHFAGKQVFYDRLTLQPVSDDYDLFKRLRCTELFAIGDIIYYMNDWSNSAIGKYRLFSNARDGDGYSKYLPFKKDPDVLGINGPQYGIAGNEALMIYSGDDHIYKVSKDSVCVQYRMEFKDPKAKYTSGRPEKVFEDNRGRNAVLGINRIQQSERYIFAEVTFTGEKDYYFLYDKEDDKMSIYEFATDSNFSDKFFFSVKRVIGNEVIYWINANTFAHGYKNISDRTPKTGFEKELYGLLDKLSENDNPVLFVFDIKQEE; encoded by the coding sequence ATGAAAAAAATCACGTTACATATTATTTGTATAATCAGTTTCTTCGCAACAGCTTGTTCCTCGAATAATGCGGAAGTGGCAGGCAATGTGAAAAGTATTGTTTTCAATTCGGAGGAAAGTGTGACGAACTCCGATTTCAACAAAATACTCGATACCACCTTCCGGGTCATTCCCCTTGCGACGAATGACGAGTGCTTAATATCCAATATCGATAGATTGGAAATCGTGGACGGAAAGTTTTATATCATGGATCATATGTCGCAGTCGGTCTATGTTTTCAATCCGGACGGGAGTTATGCCGGAAAAATCCATAAGCACGGGCGCGGCCCGGGTGAGTATACCAATCTTTCCTATATGACGGTTACAGATCGTAATATTATTGTAATAGACCATTTTGCAGGAAAACAGGTGTTCTATGATCGTCTGACCTTACAACCTGTTTCGGACGACTATGATTTATTCAAACGTCTCAGGTGTACAGAATTATTTGCCATTGGGGATATTATTTATTATATGAACGATTGGAGTAATTCTGCGATTGGTAAATACCGGCTTTTTTCGAACGCTCGGGATGGGGATGGCTATTCCAAATATCTGCCTTTTAAAAAAGATCCCGATGTTCTGGGAATAAACGGCCCCCAATACGGAATAGCAGGAAACGAAGCCCTGATGATTTATTCGGGAGACGATCATATCTATAAGGTTTCCAAAGACAGTGTCTGTGTGCAATACCGTATGGAGTTCAAAGACCCCAAAGCCAAATACACTTCGGGGCGACCCGAAAAAGTTTTCGAGGATAACCGGGGGCGAAATGCCGTATTGGGGATAAACCGGATTCAGCAATCGGAACGGTATATTTTTGCGGAGGTGACTTTTACGGGTGAAAAGGATTATTATTTCTTATATGACAAGGAGGACGATAAAATGTCGATCTATGAATTTGCTACCGATAGTAATTTTTCGGATAAATTCTTTTTCAGCGTAAAACGTGTAATCGGCAACGAGGTAATATATTGGATTAACGCAAATACTTTCGCACACGGATATAAAAACATATCGGACAGAACACCGAAAACCGGGTTTGAAAAAGAGTTGTACGGATTGCTGGATAAACTGTCCGAGAACGATAACCCGGTATTGTTCGTATTCGACATAAAACAGGAGGAATAG
- a CDS encoding DUF1573 domain-containing protein, producing the protein MAKFCYLMTGIIIIPLWCTSCNDNNPRKEIQKIVKEWIGKTVLLPQDIQPTSYSCDTVYDPAKSKKPFRILNFTDSIGCTSCKLKLLTWNAYVREIDTTLADKVDFLFYFHPQNERELGLILRADGFELPFYIDRKNEIDRLNGFPKNQACQCFLLDSTNKVLLVGNPTHKPRLWELYKEIISGKKADKVPTTDIRIARLEIEVPDLRIGSTAQAAFVLENTGNKPLVITHIDASCGCTKPSWNRSPVMPGEKSEIKVEIIPDKAGAFDKTLRVFCNTSAGSTSLKIIGMVEE; encoded by the coding sequence ATGGCCAAATTCTGCTATTTGATGACCGGAATCATCATCATCCCGCTGTGGTGCACCTCGTGCAATGACAATAATCCCAGGAAAGAAATCCAGAAGATCGTAAAGGAATGGATCGGGAAAACGGTACTGCTGCCGCAGGATATACAACCGACTTCGTATTCCTGCGACACGGTTTACGACCCCGCGAAATCGAAAAAACCATTCAGGATACTGAATTTCACCGATTCGATAGGCTGCACCTCCTGCAAGCTGAAATTGTTGACCTGGAACGCTTATGTGAGGGAAATCGACACGACGCTGGCCGACAAGGTCGATTTCCTGTTCTATTTCCACCCGCAGAACGAGCGGGAACTCGGGTTGATATTACGAGCCGACGGGTTCGAACTGCCGTTTTATATCGACCGTAAAAATGAAATCGACAGGCTGAATGGCTTTCCGAAGAACCAGGCCTGCCAATGTTTTCTCCTCGACAGCACCAACAAGGTTCTATTGGTCGGCAACCCGACGCATAAGCCGCGGCTTTGGGAGCTGTATAAGGAGATAATATCCGGGAAGAAGGCGGACAAAGTTCCCACGACCGACATCCGTATCGCCCGACTGGAAATCGAGGTTCCGGATTTGAGGATCGGCAGCACGGCACAGGCGGCCTTCGTCCTGGAAAACACGGGGAACAAACCGCTGGTAATAACCCACATCGACGCCTCCTGCGGGTGTACGAAACCGTCATGGAACCGGAGCCCCGTCATGCCCGGAGAGAAATCCGAAATCAAAGTGGAGATAATCCCCGACAAGGCCGGGGCTTTCGACAAGACATTGCGGGTCTTCTGCAATACGTCCGCCGGCAGCACTTCGCTGAAGATCATCGGTATGGTAGAGGAATAA
- a CDS encoding efflux RND transporter periplasmic adaptor subunit, with amino-acid sequence MKQHYLYLLCAALLAGCGKTKNAKTDAAQDRMQHRIEHNEVTVDTLQRRDFMRELISNGRLAASKRSTLSFEVSGTIAAIDAKNGSRVGAGEPIARIDTSDYALQLHKAQLALDKARLGFYDVLVGQGYQAGDTVTPPAGVMQLARIRSGYADATASLLSARRSLAHCTLRAPFAGKVADVEQQVYEKSKGEFCTLLDDSRLNVRFSVLESEYGLLSPGQEIGVSPFADLRKEVKGRITAINPSVDVHGQVQVDAEVVNDGTLADGMNVRVAVRQKVPGQLVVPKSAVVIRDNLEVLFRYKDGRAQWTYVHTSLANSREYVVEANLDRGAELNPGDLVIVSGNLNLADGSEVSLGREQ; translated from the coding sequence ATGAAACAACACTACCTTTATCTGCTTTGTGCAGCGCTCCTCGCGGGCTGCGGCAAAACGAAGAACGCAAAGACCGATGCGGCACAGGATCGCATGCAGCACCGTATCGAACACAACGAAGTCACGGTGGATACGCTGCAAAGGCGCGACTTCATGCGGGAGCTGATCAGCAACGGACGGCTGGCAGCCTCGAAGCGCAGCACGCTCTCCTTCGAGGTTTCGGGGACAATCGCGGCGATCGATGCGAAGAACGGATCCCGCGTAGGCGCCGGGGAGCCGATCGCCCGCATCGATACGAGCGACTACGCCCTTCAGCTGCACAAGGCGCAGCTGGCATTGGACAAGGCGCGGCTGGGGTTTTACGACGTATTGGTCGGACAGGGGTATCAGGCCGGCGACACGGTCACCCCTCCGGCCGGGGTCATGCAGCTGGCACGCATCCGCTCGGGGTATGCCGATGCCACGGCATCGCTGCTCAGCGCCCGCCGCAGCCTGGCTCACTGTACCCTGCGGGCTCCCTTTGCGGGAAAGGTCGCCGATGTGGAACAACAGGTCTATGAGAAATCGAAAGGCGAATTCTGCACCCTGTTGGACGACAGCCGGCTGAACGTCCGCTTCTCTGTCCTCGAATCCGAATACGGGCTGCTCAGCCCGGGGCAGGAGATCGGCGTCAGCCCGTTCGCCGACCTGCGCAAGGAGGTGAAAGGACGCATTACGGCGATCAACCCTTCGGTCGATGTGCACGGACAGGTGCAGGTCGATGCCGAGGTCGTCAACGACGGCACGCTGGCCGACGGGATGAACGTCCGGGTGGCTGTGCGGCAAAAGGTGCCTGGGCAACTGGTCGTGCCGAAGAGCGCGGTGGTCATCCGCGACAATCTCGAGGTACTCTTCCGCTACAAAGACGGCCGGGCGCAATGGACTTACGTACATACTTCGCTGGCCAACAGCCGGGAGTATGTGGTCGAAGCGAATCTGGATCGCGGGGCGGAGCTCAACCCCGGCGACCTGGTGATCGTCTCGGGGAACCTGAATCTGGCCGACGGCTCGGAGGTCTCGCTCGGCAGGGAACAATAA
- a CDS encoding 6-bladed beta-propeller: MKQLTAAVLASILFCACDTQPQSNSMALELSDTKIIKITYDTPHPIRADNARIIGMDEMLDRVKSIDYIKLDSSEPVGVINKMIVTKDKIFILDAYVAQQIFVFSKMGKLLYRIKNKGRGPKEYQSIRDMQVDTIRNEILVNDALARSYLYFSTDDGAFLRKETGVANCYLAHIDSLYINYQAPEQDFNDNENWAILVSDKDSILYKGFEPTPLQNDNFINNSFTYDCDGKLLFTPVYSDTVYQFMSISIVSPKYVIHQKKSIWNLYNQKIPPLEVDKLIKQNNYTRYAGKFLDGGNYASFEIAHKWEEYITPRPYFWDKRTDIVFAWDTANVDEDAIVHEIIRQPIAVYGDTFFGTCSPQIPEEYRKNLSPKIKSLLECSKESDNPIVVAYTLK, encoded by the coding sequence ATGAAACAATTAACCGCAGCTGTTTTAGCCTCCATCCTGTTCTGTGCTTGCGACACCCAGCCACAAAGCAATAGCATGGCATTAGAACTGTCCGACACGAAAATTATTAAAATCACCTACGACACTCCGCACCCGATTCGGGCCGATAATGCCAGAATTATCGGCATGGATGAAATGCTCGATAGGGTCAAATCAATTGACTACATAAAACTGGATTCATCCGAGCCCGTCGGTGTAATCAACAAAATGATCGTAACAAAAGATAAAATATTCATACTGGATGCCTATGTTGCCCAACAGATCTTCGTATTTAGTAAAATGGGCAAGCTGTTATACCGTATCAAAAATAAAGGCCGGGGGCCGAAAGAATATCAGAGCATCAGAGATATGCAGGTCGACACCATCCGGAATGAAATACTTGTAAATGACGCGTTGGCTCGCTCCTATCTTTATTTCTCCACCGATGACGGAGCGTTTCTCCGTAAGGAAACGGGAGTGGCGAACTGTTATCTGGCGCATATCGACAGTTTGTATATAAATTATCAAGCCCCAGAACAGGATTTTAACGACAATGAGAATTGGGCGATTCTCGTTTCCGACAAAGACTCCATTCTCTACAAGGGCTTCGAGCCTACACCGCTTCAAAATGATAATTTTATTAACAATAGCTTTACTTATGACTGCGATGGAAAGCTTTTGTTTACTCCAGTCTACTCCGATACTGTTTACCAATTTATGTCTATATCCATAGTATCACCTAAATATGTGATCCACCAAAAGAAGAGCATATGGAATCTTTATAACCAAAAAATACCCCCTCTGGAAGTAGATAAGTTAATCAAACAGAACAACTACACAAGATATGCGGGTAAATTTCTTGATGGGGGAAATTATGCTTCTTTTGAAATAGCCCACAAATGGGAGGAATATATTACCCCCAGACCTTATTTTTGGGATAAAAGAACCGACATAGTGTTTGCATGGGACACTGCCAATGTGGATGAAGATGCAATTGTCCATGAAATTATCCGACAACCGATAGCCGTCTACGGCGATACGTTTTTCGGCACCTGTTCGCCGCAAATCCCCGAAGAATACAGGAAAAACCTGAGCCCTAAGATCAAAAGCCTGCTGGAGTGTTCGAAGGAGAGCGACAACCCGATCGTGGTTGCGTATACGTTGAAATAA